A region of the Arsenicicoccus dermatophilus genome:
AGCGCGGCGGGGTGCGGGGTGGACAGGACGGTGAGGGAGGCCAGCCGGTGCGGAGCCCGCTGCGCGACCAGCCAGGCGACGGCGCCGCCCCAGTCGTGCCCCACCAGGTGCACCCGCTCGGCGCCCGCGGCGTCCATGAGGGCGAGGACGTCCGCCACGAGCTCGGGGCCGCGATAGGCCGACACCTCTCGGGGCGACGCGCCGGGGGAGTAGCCCCGCTGGTCCGGCGCGAGGGTGCGCAGACCGGCGTCGTGCAGCCGGGGCGCCACCAGCTCCCAGGAGGAGGAGTCCTGGGGGAAGCCGTGCAGGAGCACCACGACGGCGCCGTCCCGCGGCCCGCCGTCCTGCACGTCGAAGGTCAGCCCGGCTCGCGAGAAGGTCGACAGGTCAGGGGCGCTCGTGGACGAGGTCATGTCCCCATGATGGGGCGTCGCGGGCGGTCGGGTGCGCCGTGCGGGGCGGGGCATGCTCGTGGCGACCGCGGCGGACGTCAGGCCGGCCCCCGGGTGGTGGCGAGACCCCAGGTGGCTCGAGCCGTATGCCGGCAGCGGCGTCCGCCACCCGGGCGAACGTGCGCCCGCGGTGTCCCCCTCCGTCCGAGATGTCGATGCTCACTGGTTGTCACTGCCAACTACGTGCAGTAGTTGTACGGTCACGGGCCCCGACCGGCGGCCCGGATCGGGGGTTGACCATGGACGAGACGGCGTTCGTGCACCTGCTGGCCGCGGTGCACACCGGCGCCGCCTGGGTCGCGGCGCGCTGGCCGGGCGTGGAGCGCCCGGTCCGGATCACGTTGGCCCTGGCCTGCCTGACCATGTCCTTCGCGCTGTGGGTCACCGCCATGCGCATCTGGCCCTGAGGGCCCCGTCAGGGATGGTCGAGCTCGCGCACCAGCCGCTCCACCAGCGATCCAGCCTGGCCCGAGATCCCCTTGCGCGACAGCGCGTTCCAGGCCCGGGAGGCCTCGTCCAGGTGCTCGGTGCGGCCGTCGCGGACCACGCGGACGACGTCGACCAGGGCCAGCTGGTGGAGGTCGAGGGCGCCGTGCCCGGTGTCGGTCAGGCGCGCGAGGACGCCACCCGGGGCCAGGTCGACGAGCCGCGCCGCGACCGGCGGGGTGTGCGCAGGTCCCGGTCCCCGCACACGACGACCGTCGGCCAGGGATAGCGCCGTGCCTCGGCGACCAGGTCGAGCGGCTCGCCCCGGAACGGCGGCTGCCGGGCCGCGGCCTCCTGGAAGGCGAGCTGCGGGTCCAGCGGTCCGCCGTCCGGCGGCAGCCCGTAGCCGAGCTGCCCGAACGCGATGCCGACGACCGGGCCCGGCTCCACCCAGCACGGCAGCCCGTCCCCGTCGATCTCGTCGATCCCCAGGCGGGACAGCCGATCCCAGGCCCATCCCAGGTGCCCGTCCAGCCGGGCCCGCAGCAGTGCGGCGAGCACCTCGGGCCCGGCGAGCTCGTAGGTCACCTGCACGACGTGGGACAGGGCTGCCATCGGCTCGCCGGCCTCCGCGACCTGGCGCACCAGCGCGGCGACGTGCGCGGTCTGCGGAACCCGCCCGTCCCACAGCAGCTCGCGCCGGTGGGCCCGGGTGGCGGCCAGGTCGTCCGCCACGGACAGGATGGGGGAGTCGAGAACCAGCGCCTGGACCAGGTGGGGGTGCCGGACGGCGACGGCCTGCGCGAGATAGGTTCCGTACGACGAACCGACCACGACGGCCCGCTCCACGTCCAGGTGCGTGAGGACCGCTGCCGTGTCGTCGGCCGCCGCCTCCACCGTGACCGCCTCGCGGGGGACCGGGTCGCCCTCGGTCGTCCGGCCGGACAGGCCGACCCCGCGGTGCTCGACCATGATCACGTCCAGGCCCTGTCTGGTCGCCCTCCGCCGGAAGGCCTCGTAGGGCAGCACGGACGCCATGCCCGGGCCGCCGGGCAGCACCACGACCGGCGTGCCCCCCGGTGGCCCGGTGCGCACCCAGGCCACCTCGAGGTCCCCGGGCAGGCCCGCGCCGAGCGGGCGCCGCAGCTCGCCACCCTCACGGGAGACGACCCGCCTCGCCCAGGTCTGCATCACGCGGCTCACCACGCCGCGAGCGTAGCCACCGACCGTGGGAGCCACCCGCGGACGAGACCCCGAACGCGCCCTGGAGGTGCCACCGACGAGCTCACCCAGGTCCACGCTCGACCGCGCTCGCTAGGCCATTCAGGGCATCAACTGAGATTTTGAGCGGAGTTAGCATCACGCTGAGTAGTCTCATGGCAGGTTCCAGCCACGGTGACCGGGGGGATGTCCGATGGGCTTGATCACTGCAGCCATCGCCGCCACGTGCGCGGCCTTCCTGGAGGTGGGGCCGTCGCTGCCCGCGCCGCCTACGCCGGTGGTCCGGACCGCCCCCCTCACCACCGGGACCGGCGTCCTGGCGCCGCTGTCGCCCGCCAGCACCCGGTCGTGGGTCGGTCTGGAACGACTGCTGTCGGACGACCCGCGGTTCGAGTACTCCGAGGTGTGGGTCTACGGCGACTCGATCACCGTGCGGTCGGCACGCAACCTGGCTGCCCGGGTCGGCCCCGAGCTGGGCAGCAACATGGCGGTCGATGCCCAGGTGGCCATACCCACCACCCCCGCCACCGAGCGCCTCCTGGACCGCCTGCGGCGCACCCGCAACCGACCGCGCGTGCTCGTCTTCGCCCTGGGCACCAACGACGTCCCTGTCACCTACCCGGGGTTGGCGCCGTTCAACAGCCGCCCGCAGGACGTCTGGAAGGACCTGGCCGCCGTCCGCCGTGCGGTCGGTGCCGGCACCTCCATCGTCTTCGTGGAGACCTACGCCAACCGACGTTGGGCGCCGAACGACACCGTGCGCCGGGTCGAGCTCGCCAACGCCCGCCTCGTCAACGCCCAGGCCCGCAGGTCGCGGATCCCCGACGCGATCGTCCCCTGGTACGACGCGATGGCCCGCAACGAGAAGGCCTATCTCGCCGACGGGGTCCACACCACAGCTGCGGGGGCCGACTACCGCGCCTCGGTGATGATGCCGATCCTCGCGCGGCAGTACCGCACGCACCAGGCCTGAGGGGACCACCACGATGGGTATCGCCGCCCTGCTGACCGCCGCCCTGCTCGCCACCTCTGCGGTGGTGGCACCGCCGGCACCCAGACCCGCGGCACCTGCCACCGCGGCCCGGGTCGCCGCGCTCACCACGGCAGCGGGACAGCTGGCCCCGTTGAGCCGTAACACCACGCATAACTGGCTGACCCAGCGACGCCTGGTGTCGGACCAGGCGCGGTTCGAGAGCGCCGAGGTCTGGGTGTACGGCGACTCGATCACGGTCGGGACCGCTGCCAGCCTCGGCAACCAGGTCGCACCGCAGCTGCGGACGAGTCTGGCCGTGGATGCGCAGAACTCGATCCCCACCACCCCGGCGACGGACCGGCTGCTCGACCGGCTCAGGGTGACCCGCAACCGCCCGCGGGTGCTCGTCTTCGCCCTGGGCACCAACGACGCACCGGTGCTCTACCCGTCCCTCGCCGTCCCCAACAGCCGACCCGCGGACGTCTGGAAGGACCTCGCCGCCGTCCGCCAGGTGCTGGGGTCGCGCACCTCGATCATCTTCGTGGACACCTATCTCAACCGTCGCTATGCCCCCACCGACCGGGTCCGCGCGATCGAGATGGCCAATGCCCGGCTCATCAACGCCCAGGCCCGCAGGTCACGGATCGCCGATGCGATCGTCCCCTGGTACGCAGCCGTGGCCAAGGACGAGCGCAGGTATCTCACCGACGGGGTCCACCCCACGCCGGCGGGGGTCGATCTGCGGACCGCGCTGATCATGCCCGTCCTCGCGCGGCAGTTCGCCTCGCACCCTGCTTGATCCAGGTCGCCATGCACGCCGGGACGCGGGACAGTGGCGACGTGTGGCACCGACCCCGAGTCCCTCGCAGGGCCCGCGCCGGCCGAGGCCGCAGATCCGTCGTCCGCCGGCTGCTGGTCGCCGGATCGACGCTCTCGCTGGTCGCGGCGTGCGCGGGAGCGCCCTCGACCCCACCGACCGGCCCGTCGACGGGGGACGAACTCGCCCCGTTGAGCGCCGGTTGCACCTACCCCTGGCTGCGTCAGGTCCGGATCCGCTCCGACGACGAGGCCTTCGAGCGCGCCGAGGTGTGGGCCTACGGCGACTCGATCACGGTGTGGACGGCCCGGTCCCTCGACGAGCAGATCGGTCCGCGGCTCGGCACCACCCTGGCGATCGACGCCCAGTCGTCCATCCCCACCACACCCGCCACCGAGCGCCTCCTGGAGCGGTTGCGGGCCACCACCAACCGCCCCCGGGTCCTGCTCTTCGCGCTGGGCACCAACGACGCCGCGGTCACCTATCCTTCCCTCGAGCCTGCCAACAGCGAGCCGACGCAGGTCTGGCGGGACCTGGCCGCGGTGCGCGCCGTGACGGGCCCGGCCACCGCCATCGTCTTCGTCGAGGTCTACCGGCACCACTCCCGAGCGGCCTCCGCGCGGATGCGCAGCGTCGAGCTCGCCCACTCCCGCACGATCCACGAGCAGGTCCGGGCGTCGCGGATCCCGGACGCGATCGTCCCGTGGTACGACGCGATGGTGAAGGGGGAGTCGACCTACCTGGTGGACGGGGTGCACCCCTCCGAGGCCGGCACGGCCTACCGCACCTCCGTGATCATGCCGATCCTGGAGCAGCAGTACGCCGCCCACCCCGACTGACCGGCCCGGCACAGGACTGCCACCGCTCCCAGGTAGTCCTCGCGAGTGAAGCAGAAGGTGGGCAGGTGGACCGGATCGACGGCCTCGTCGGGCAGTCCTCCCACCCCCACTTCGACCAGGTCACGCAGACCGGTGGTCATCTCGTGGCGCCGACGGATCTTCGTCCACCGGCATGAACCCGCCGTGCCGAAGGACAGCGCGCTCGACCCGGGGTAGAAGTGCCGCAGCGGCTTCTTCTCGATCGGGTCCAGGCAGAAGCCGCTCGACCGGCCGTAGGTCGTGAGCACGAGCTCGTCATCCTCGCGGGCCCGCACGAAGCAGAAGCCGCGCTGCCCCTCCCGCAGCCGGCACCCGCGCGGGCACAGGTCGCACTGGATCCGGCCGTCGTCCAGCGAGTGCCAGTACCGCGCAGGGGAGCTCATCGGGCCCGCTCCTCCCATGCGGTGACCGTGTAGCGCGACACCCGCACGTCCTCGCCCCACCAGTCCTGGTGCAGCCGGGCCTTGGTCTTGAGGCTGCGCAGGAAGTCTGCCGGGTCGGGCAGCTGCTCCCACACCTGCGGCAGATAGGTCCCGCGGTGCCCGGGCGCCTCCAGCAGCAGCCCGTCGACGTGCGGGCGCAGCTGCGCGACGAGGTCTGCCTCGGACGAGAAGGTCAGCGGCTCAGGGCGGCTCAGCACCGACACCTCCAGGTCGACGTGGTCGATCTCGTCGGGCGTCACCGGTCGGAAGCGAGGGTCGTCGAGCGCCGCGGCCCGCGCGTTGCCGCGCACGTCGTCCACCAGCGGGCGGTATGCCGAGAGGCTGCCGATGCACCCGCGCAGCCGGCCGCCGAGATGCAGGGTGACGAAGGCCGCGCCCGGCTCGTCGGCCCACGCCGGGATCGTCGGGTCGGCCTCCGTGGGCACCCCGACCGCACGCCGGACGGCAGTGCGGGCCAGCGGGATCAGCAGGTCACCCGCCTCCTGGGGGATGGTCACGACGCCGCCTCCAGCGCGAGCGCGGCATAGCCCACCACGCGCGCCCGGTCACCCGCGGTGTCGCCGGACGAGCAGGACGCCAGCTCGCGGATCGTGGCCCCGCTGCGGCGGGCGTGCTCCATCAGGCCGTTGACCGGCGTCGCCCCGCAGGCCTGCTCGTGGTCGATCGTGCCGTGGAGGGTCGTCACCTGGTCCAGGGTCGCCCGGTCCACGCGCCGCGCGTCGTCATACGGCAGGTAGTGCGACAGGTCCGAGCTGATCACGACCACGGTGCCGGGGTCGGCCAGGAGCCGGTCGATCACGTCGGCCACCTCGTGCTTGCTCGCCCGCCCGACGGCCAGCGGCGCGATCACGACGCCGGGGGCGAGGCGCTGGGCGAAGGGCAGGTGCACCTCGATGGAGTGCTCCGGCGCGTGCGGGGCGTCGGTGACGACGACGGGGGAGAGGTCCTGCAGATCGGCCACGTCGACGGTCAGCTCGCCGAGCGGGGTGCGCCAGGTGCCGGACTCGGGCGCCGCGACGCCGCGCACCGGCACGCGGTGGGTGGGCCCGAGGACGGCGACCCGCCGGGCGGCGCCCAGGTCCAGGGCGCGGTAGGCCGCGGCGGCGGTGGACCCGGAGTAGAGATAGCCCGCGTGCGGCGCGATCACCGCGCGGGCGCCCGGGTCGGCAGGAGCGGGCCCGACGTCGGGGGAGGCCGGCGCGCCGGGGGAGACCGCTCCCAGCAGCCGGTCCACCACCTCGGCGAGCTCGCGCGGGGCGCGCGGGATAGAACAGTCCGGCGACGGCCGGTTCGCGCATCTTCGTGGGCCCAGCGTAGGCACGCTCGGACTGCCGGTGCAGGGGCGGAGGACTCATCGGCTTTCACCCTGGGTATGCACAGAGGAGCCCATCGTCAGGAGGAGTCGTCATGGCCCGTCGCACCACCCCCCGCCGCGTCCTCGCCGTCGTCACCAGCACGACCCGGTATGTCGACAAGGGCTACCGCACCGGCCTGTGGCTCGGTGAGCTGACCCACTTCTACGACGTGCTCACCGAGGCCGGGCACCAGGTCGACGTCGTCAGCATCGACGGCGGCCAGGTCCCGCTCGACCCGGAGAGCCTGTCCACCCTGATGCTGCGCTCGGGCGGCACGGGGGAGCGGTATGCCGACCCGTCCTTCATGGCGCTCCTGGACGACACGCCGGGCATCGACGAGGTCGACCCCGAGGACTACGACGCGGTCTACCTCACCGGCGGGCACGGCGTGATGTTCGACTTCCCGGGCAGCGAGGCGCTGGGCCGGGTGCTCGTGGAGATGGCGGCGGGCGGCAAGGTCGTCTCGGCCGTCTGCCACGGTCCCGCAGGCTTGCTCGCGGCCGTCGACGCGGACGGCACGCCGATGATCGCCGGGCGCAAGGTCACCGGATTCTCCTGGCCCGAGGAGAAGCTCGCCAAGCGTCAGGACGCCGTGCCGTTCCGGCTCGACGAGCAGCTGCAGGCCCTGGGCGCGACGTACGTCAAGGCGCGGATCCCCTTCACCAGCAAGGTCGTCCGCGACGGCTTCCTGATCACGGGGCAGAACCCGCAGAGCGCGTCGGACGTCGGCAAGGCGGTCGTGAAGGCCCTGCGGAAGCAGCGCTGACGTCTCCCGATGGCAACGCTCCGTCGTCGCGTCGCACCTCTGCGGAGCGACGGCGGGGGATAGGCTGCGCGCCATGACCGCCAACCCGTCCGAGGAGCGCCCCGCTCAGGGGGTCCTGGACGCGCGCGCCGCGGGCCAGGCCGCCGAGCTGGTGGACGAGGTCGTGAAGTTGGTGGACGCCCGGGAGGTGCAGGCGACGGCGCCCGAACGCGCTTATCTGGCAGGCGTTTCCGCCACCTTGCGAACCCAGGCCGCGGGCGCGGGAGACTCGCCGGACCGTTAGGTGTACATCCAAGGACCGTTTGTTGTACATTAGGGGAGTGAGCACCTCTCGTGCGGGGGAGTCCCGCCTCGCCCTCGGTTATGTCCGCGTCTCCACCGTCGACCAGGCCGTCAACGGCCTCAGCCTGGACACCCAGCGCGCCCTGCTCGAGGCCGACGCGGCCCGTCGCGGCTGGCGCCTGGAGATCCTCGCCGACGAGGGGATCTCGGGCACGGACGACCAGCGGCCAGGGCTTCGCGAGGCTCTGACCAGGCTCGATGCCGGGGAGGTCACCGCCCTGATGGTCACCCGGCTGGACCGGTTGACGCGATCCGTCTCCGGTCTCAGCGCCGTCCTGGCGCGGGCCGGTGAGCACGGCTGGGACCTGGTCATGCTCTCGCCGGCCATCGACACCACCGACCCGGCGGGTCGCTTCACGACCTCCATCCTGGCCTGCGCGGCGCAGTACGAGCGCGACCTCATCGGCCAGCGCACCCGAGAAGCCCTGGCGCACAAGAAGGCCCAGGGGGGCCAGCTCGGGCGCCCGCGCAACGTGGACGAGGCTGTCGTGCAGCGCATCCAGGCCCAGCGCGCCGAGCGGAAGTCGCTGCGGGCGATCGCCGAGCAGCTCAACGCCGAGGGCGTGCCGACGGCGCAGGGCGGCGCCAAGTGGCACGCGTCGACGGTCAGCACGGTGCTCAAGCTGTATGGCGAAGGGGCCTGAGGGGGATAGGTGTACGCCGGTGGGAGGGGCTGGCTGTACGCCGTAATGACATAATCTAGATTATCGGCGTTTCTCGGCAGGGGGTGCAGCCTGCTCCGACGGTGTCGCCGGCCCCTCTCGCCGCCGTGTCGATCCTCGAGGCCCACCCGGTCGCAGCCTGCACGGCTACGGTGGTCGCACGCGTCAGGTCGCCGCGATGATCCTCGTCGTCCTCGCCTTCCTCGTGGGCACCACGGTCGCCGAGCTGCACCGGCTGCCCGGCGGCCTGAGCGGCGCCGACGACCACGCCGCCCGCACCGTCTTCGCCCAGCTGCACCCTGGCGCGACCGATGTCCAGGTCCGGCGCGGCGCCGACCTGGGCCCCTGCCAGTACGCCGAGATCAGCGCCACGGTGGCCGGCGACGTCGTGGTCGAGCACCTCACCCTGCAGCCCGGGCCGACCCCGCGCCTGATCCGGCGCTCCACGGACGCCGACTACGTCGACCTGGACGACGGCGCGGACCGGCTCCGGGAGCACTGCTCCCCCGCCAGATCACGGTGACCGCCGGGCGTCTCGACATACGGACAGGTGGTCGCGGCGGTGGTGCCTCTCCCCCGCCGTCGTGCCCAGGGCGCGCCGTCGGGCGCCTCGACCGGCCGATGGTGGCCGCTCGGCGGTGATCAGGCGCTGAGCCTGCGCGCCACCTGCTCCTCCGGACGGGCCGGCAGCGCCGTGGCCAGGTGCAGCTCCATCAGGATGCCCGGCAGTGCCTGCTGGCCCGGCATGACCACGACGAGCTCCTCGTCCGTGGCCTCGACGAGCAGGTGCGCCGGCGGGCAGGCACCCGGGGAAGCCACCATGATGAGCTCGCCCTCGGGGGTGGTGAGCTCGAAGGAGCCATCGGCGCGGGTGCGGGTGGTCTGGTGTCCGTCGGTGACCAGCAGGCCGCCCAGGCCCTCGGCGTCCTCGGTGGTGACTCGTCCAAACATCGGTGTCCTCCTGTCGCATCTCTCCATCAGAGAGTGATGAGATGACTTCATAGAGTCATCTGATGCCACTTTAGGTGGAAATGACCGATATGGGGAGAGGGTCCCGAAGGCGTTGTTCGGGCGTTATCGACCGATTCTCAGGCGCTGAGCGGGCGAGACCACCGGCACTGCTCCCCCAGCAGGTCCATCAGCATGCCGTCCTCGCCCGCCTCGCCGGTCACGGTGAGCAGCACCCCGCCCGCGAGGGGCTCGACCAGGGCATGAGCGGGGTGGTCGCCGGACAGCCCCATCAGCATGAGGTCCTCGGCGCGCGCGTCGAGCTCGAAGGACCCGTCCGGACGGGTGTGGGTCAACGACAGACCGTCGGTGACCGCGATGCCGCCGAGCCCGCGACCCTGGGGGTCCATGATGCGTCCCTGCATGAGTGTCTCCTTCCCGACCGGACGCCACGGGATCACGGATGGCTCCGCGGTGAGGGGCCCGTGGCTCGTCCATGGTGGTGCGCCACCGCGCGCGTGAGGGCGCTGCGCTGGTGAACTGTCGGCGAATCTCGGGGGATGGCCGCCGGGGGGTCGAGGGATCCCGGATCGGTGCGCCGTCAGGCGCCGACATACTCCGCCAGGTGCTGACCGGTGAGCGTGGTGGCGCCGGCGACCAGGTCGGCGGGGGTCCCCTCGAAGACCACGCGCCCGCCGTCGTGACCGGCCCCCGGACCCAGGTCGATGATCCAGTCCGCGTGCGCCATCACGGCCTGGTGGTGCTCGATCACCACCAACGAGGTCCCGCCGTCGACCAGCCGGTCGAGCAGCCCGAGCAGGGTGTCCACGTCGGCCAGGTGCAGCCCGGTCGTGGGCTCGTCCAGCACGTAGACCGAGGCCCTCTCCCCCATCTGCGAGGCCAGCTTGAGCCTTTGCCGCTCACCTCCGGACAGGGTGGTCAGCGGCTGACCGATGGTGAGATAACCCAGGCCCACGTCCTCGAGCCGCTGGAGGATCGTGTGCGCGGCGGGGATCCGCGACTCCCCCGCGG
Encoded here:
- a CDS encoding alpha/beta fold hydrolase: MVSRVMQTWARRVVSREGGELRRPLGAGLPGDLEVAWVRTGPPGGTPVVVLPGGPGMASVLPYEAFRRRATRQGLDVIMVEHRGVGLSGRTTEGDPVPREAVTVEAAADDTAAVLTHLDVERAVVVGSSYGTYLAQAVAVRHPHLVQALVLDSPILSVADDLAATRAHRRELLWDGRVPQTAHVAALVRQVAEAGEPMAALSHVVQVTYELAGPEVLAALLRARLDGHLGWAWDRLSRLGIDEIDGDGLPCWVEPGPVVGIAFGQLGYGLPPDGGPLDPQLAFQEAAARQPPFRGEPLDLVAEARRYPWPTVVVCGDRDLRTPRRSRRGSSTWPRVASSRA
- a CDS encoding GDSL-type esterase/lipase family protein; amino-acid sequence: MGLITAAIAATCAAFLEVGPSLPAPPTPVVRTAPLTTGTGVLAPLSPASTRSWVGLERLLSDDPRFEYSEVWVYGDSITVRSARNLAARVGPELGSNMAVDAQVAIPTTPATERLLDRLRRTRNRPRVLVFALGTNDVPVTYPGLAPFNSRPQDVWKDLAAVRRAVGAGTSIVFVETYANRRWAPNDTVRRVELANARLVNAQARRSRIPDAIVPWYDAMARNEKAYLADGVHTTAAGADYRASVMMPILARQYRTHQA
- a CDS encoding SGNH/GDSL hydrolase family protein produces the protein MGIAALLTAALLATSAVVAPPAPRPAAPATAARVAALTTAAGQLAPLSRNTTHNWLTQRRLVSDQARFESAEVWVYGDSITVGTAASLGNQVAPQLRTSLAVDAQNSIPTTPATDRLLDRLRVTRNRPRVLVFALGTNDAPVLYPSLAVPNSRPADVWKDLAAVRQVLGSRTSIIFVDTYLNRRYAPTDRVRAIEMANARLINAQARRSRIADAIVPWYAAVAKDERRYLTDGVHPTPAGVDLRTALIMPVLARQFASHPA
- a CDS encoding SGNH/GDSL hydrolase family protein — translated: MSAGCTYPWLRQVRIRSDDEAFERAEVWAYGDSITVWTARSLDEQIGPRLGTTLAIDAQSSIPTTPATERLLERLRATTNRPRVLLFALGTNDAAVTYPSLEPANSEPTQVWRDLAAVRAVTGPATAIVFVEVYRHHSRAASARMRSVELAHSRTIHEQVRASRIPDAIVPWYDAMVKGESTYLVDGVHPSEAGTAYRTSVIMPILEQQYAAHPD
- the amrA gene encoding AmmeMemoRadiSam system protein A, with protein sequence MTIPQEAGDLLIPLARTAVRRAVGVPTEADPTIPAWADEPGAAFVTLHLGGRLRGCIGSLSAYRPLVDDVRGNARAAALDDPRFRPVTPDEIDHVDLEVSVLSRPEPLTFSSEADLVAQLRPHVDGLLLEAPGHRGTYLPQVWEQLPDPADFLRSLKTKARLHQDWWGEDVRVSRYTVTAWEERAR
- the amrB gene encoding AmmeMemoRadiSam system protein B, with amino-acid sequence MPTLGPRRCANRPSPDCSIPRAPRELAEVVDRLLGAVSPGAPASPDVGPAPADPGARAVIAPHAGYLYSGSTAAAAYRALDLGAARRVAVLGPTHRVPVRGVAAPESGTWRTPLGELTVDVADLQDLSPVVVTDAPHAPEHSIEVHLPFAQRLAPGVVIAPLAVGRASKHEVADVIDRLLADPGTVVVISSDLSHYLPYDDARRVDRATLDQVTTLHGTIDHEQACGATPVNGLMEHARRSGATIRELASCSSGDTAGDRARVVGYAALALEAAS
- a CDS encoding type 1 glutamine amidotransferase domain-containing protein yields the protein MARRTTPRRVLAVVTSTTRYVDKGYRTGLWLGELTHFYDVLTEAGHQVDVVSIDGGQVPLDPESLSTLMLRSGGTGERYADPSFMALLDDTPGIDEVDPEDYDAVYLTGGHGVMFDFPGSEALGRVLVEMAAGGKVVSAVCHGPAGLLAAVDADGTPMIAGRKVTGFSWPEEKLAKRQDAVPFRLDEQLQALGATYVKARIPFTSKVVRDGFLITGQNPQSASDVGKAVVKALRKQR
- a CDS encoding recombinase family protein — its product is MSTSRAGESRLALGYVRVSTVDQAVNGLSLDTQRALLEADAARRGWRLEILADEGISGTDDQRPGLREALTRLDAGEVTALMVTRLDRLTRSVSGLSAVLARAGEHGWDLVMLSPAIDTTDPAGRFTTSILACAAQYERDLIGQRTREALAHKKAQGGQLGRPRNVDEAVVQRIQAQRAERKSLRAIAEQLNAEGVPTAQGGAKWHASTVSTVLKLYGEGA